Genomic window (Dolosigranulum savutiense):
CAATTCATTAGGAAGCACAAAGTCTTTACGATACCACGATACACCACCTGGTAAAAATCCACTCTCTGCTTCATATTGTGTTGAAAATTCCTGATCTATACTATAATCATGTGGCAAGTCGATGACATTCCATTCCTTATCATCAAAATTAGCTTGGGACGCTTCTGTATTTTCACCTCGCTGAACACGCCAATTGGATGAGAAGAGCACTTTACGCTCATTTTCTCCAACTAGCTGAACATATTGTTCTCTGGCCTCTGAACTATTAATTCGTTTTTGTTCTGTTGATTTTTGATATTTTATCTCATCATCTACTATATTCTCTATATCAGATTCATCAGTTTTCACTTCATTAGAACTTGTCTCAACAATTGTATCAAGTTCTTCATCAGACGAGCTTTCATTATCATTATCTTCAGACACTAGTTGATTATTCTCTTCAATTTCTTCTGTCAATTTTTCTAAAGCACCCTCTGCTCCAGATTCAATTGTTTCTACTGCTTTTTCAACTGCTGATTCAATGTCAATGACCTCTTCTGGATTTGCGTCTGAAGAAACTTCTGCTAATTCTGTGTTCTCAATGGTAGGTGATTTTTCTGCCACCCCTTCATCAACATTCACTTCATCATTTACTTCTTCTGCTGATACGCTGACAGCATTCCCAGTATATAATACAATTCCCAGTGATACTGATACAAGCCCCACTGATAATTTTCTCAGAGAGTATTTCTTTTGTTTATTCCCACAATCACTATTTTTCATTTGATGATTATTCTTACTAAACATTTTCGTCCTCCTATAGTTTAAAAATTTATGTTATAAGCAATGAGTAGGTAAAGAAAGTAGTTAATAAATCCTACTCTCTCCTTACCTTACTCATTAAACTTATTCATTATCTTTTCATCTTAAATCTAATAAGTGATTAAAATTTAAATCATTCCTAATATCCATGCACTAGTACCTACTTGAATTATTGAAGTTTACCATTCTTTATTGACTTCTTTTATATTAGCCATAAATTTTCCATCTTCAATCCGGAAATTTTGCAAGGTGTAACCTTGCTCATTGGCAAAGTGACGGATGCGACGTTCCGCTTGTTCTAGACTAACAAAATGTCCGAGCGATCCATGGTGTGCAAATCCATCCGCAAAGTTAAATTCAAATCTAGCTTCAACATCACGTACGGGCTGCTCTTCCGGTTGCTCTGTCTTTGGCAATGGTTGACTAAAGTCGGCGTCAACTTCTGCTAGGAACGTTCCATTATCGAGACGGAAGTTTTGTAATATATAGCCCAGTTCATTGGCATATTGACGAATGCGACGCTCCGCTTGTTCTAAGCTAGCAAACTCACCTAATGAACCACGGTGAACCAAGCCATCTTTATTGGTGAAGGCAAAAGTAGCTTCCACTGTTTCAGGTTGGTCTTCCGGTGTTTCCTCTGGTTCAGTTGGTTGTTCCGGCTGAGGCGTGTCTTCGTTCTTGCCCGGTGTCTGACCATTTTCTTCAGTTTCAGGTGCGTCTGGTTCTGGAGTTGGAGCTGGTTCAGGTGTCACCTCTGGCTGTGCAACTTTTTCAAAGCTCAAGCTGATTTTGTATTCACCTGGTAAGCCGTTGTCTTGATGAATCAACTGGTATCCCGCTGCTTTGTACAAGCGGTTTAACGTAGCAACGAAATCAAGAGCTTTATCCCGTGAAACAAATGTTAATGTTTCAGTTGATGTTTCACCATCTAAGACCAATTCAAATTCATAATCGCCAGCGTAGATCTCTGGTTGTGGTTCAGGAGTTGGTTCATAATCGTCTGTTTGGTAAACATAGGTCAAGACAGCTTCCTTATCTGACTGTGTAAATGTAACCTCTAGACGTTTATATTCCTTCCCGTCACGTTCAATAACTTCTGGTAAGTATTGATCATACACCTTGCGAGCTTGTTCCGCTGATGGCCAGACATCTGAATCTTTGCGGTCATAGACAACTTGTTCTCCATCGAAGTCAGCGATAAGTTTGAAGTAGTCTTTAATAACTTCCTTAGGTTGTTCTTCCTCTTTACCTGGTTCTTCTGGTAAATGCGGTTCTACATCATCTTCTGAAAATTGTAATTGTTCTAACAGTCTTTCTCCAATTTCACGCGTGATAACATTATATTCTTTCAATTTTTCTTTATTAGCTAATAATTGTGCTGCAATTGGATGATCAGATGCTTCTGCAACAGTTGTGAAGAAATTATCTATATCATATTCTTCAGTAGCTTCCTCTTCCTGTTCTAGGATAAACTGAAGCTCCGCAGCTGACATAAACGTATTCTGTTGTCCACCAGCACCATACGATTCAGTAACTGTTAACTCTACATTCACCGCTGAAATTACCCGTTCAAACTCAATTTCATGAGCAGTGTGATCATCAGTCCAGCCATTAAACTCATAAACATGTTCTTTCCCATCAACATCTGTAATAGTTAATTTACCCGCTTTGAATCGACCATTCGATCCATTCTGACGAGGAACATAGTTAAATGAAGTAATATGAGTTGGCTCTCTAAAATCAAAACGAATTGGTTCACCGATACTATTCTTACCCCATGGAGAATGATAAATTGTACTCAAGTCTCCATCAAATGCATTACTTAGATCTTCTCCTTTCTGGTAAACAGCTTGTACATTTTCAATATCCTCAAAATCGGTACTTATTTTTTTCAACTGCAGTGCTTGAAGACTAGATTGAACAGCTGAAATTTTTTCTCGAGCTTCCTCGATTGAAATACTATCTTCATCTGCTGTAATTAAGTCATAAAGTGATTTTTTATAATTTTGCGCTGTTTCATCTACGTAATCTGATGTATCTTTAATTAAATTAGCTGTACTGAAGAAGTTTTCAATGAGTAATTTTCCTGTCACATCAATCTCTTCAATGCGTAAATTGTCTAACATAAAATCTTTATATGATCTGAAGTTAGCTTCATTACCACTTACACCATGTGTATTCGGTTTAGTTGTTGTTGACCAGATACCAATCCATTTCTGGTTCGACGGACTTCCCTCAATTATGAAACTTGCTTTATTAGCCTTCGAGTCATCTCCCGATTTATTCCATGAGTTAGGTAATGGAGTCATATTCAACTCCGATTTATTACGATACTCTCCATCCCCTTCTACAAAGGCATACGTTCCATCTGATCCAGCTTCATAATCAAATGTCACACGATAAGCTTTCCCTTCTTCAAATCTAAAGTTCTGAGGAATTGTCTGGTAAACTAATTTATCTCTCTGTGTTAATCCATTTGTCTTCAATGACCATTTTCCTTCGATAACATCTGGAATCACTTTATTGTTCCAATCTTGAGTATACGGTTCATTTTTTTCAGCTAAGTGAGTTCGATTGTCTTCTACGCCTTCAATATTTCCAAGGACAAATGGGAAAATTCCTTGAGCGACATCTTCAAAGTCTTGTTCAAGGACGTCTGTTTGTGATTCATGTTGTCCCCCAAACATGTTAGAACTATTCTCAACAATTCTTATATCATCAAAATATGCCGCACCTTCTCCAGCATCTTTCGATAATGTAACGGTAATATCGTCTACCTTATCACCTGTTTCAAAGAACGCATAGAGGTGTTGGAAGTAACTCTTATTATCGATAGTAGCATTTCTATTTAAAGTATTATGTGCGTATGCTTTTACATAGTTTTGAGCAATTGATCGTTCAGTATAGTTTGTTACTTCTTTCTCTCCACTACGAACAGTAATAGAGGCTTTAGCATCAGAACGATTATCTACTCCTACATAAATTGCATATTTTGTATTTGGTTTTAAGCCTTTAATTTGTTGCGTTAACGCTACTTTTTCATCGTTATCTTTGATACGTAGTACTGGATTATCTCCCTGTGTTCGGTAAACATCTGCTTTAGACGCATCACCTTCAATATCATAGTGATCTAACGAGTTACTATTAAATCCTGAATCATAAATATGCATTCCTTCTGACCAATTGATATCTGTTGGATCTTGTTCTCCCTTAGCTTCTTTATATAAGACATATGGTGTGTTAGCTTCAGCATCTATAGTGATTTGGCCATCTTCTACTGAAAGGATCTGTTCATCTTGTCGACCTAAATCAGTTAGACGATACATGTATACATTACCTGTCCATCCTTCTGGTACTGTCCAAGTCGTTTGACCTCCAGCTTTATTAAAGTGATATTGCTTTTGATCATTATCTGCCAATGGATTCCCGTCTGCATCGTTATTCCACGGAATAAGATATGCATCTTCATCATAAACTACACGATCATCCAATGTCATAATTCGTTTATGGTAACCAGGATCATCTTTATCGCCTGATTTTCGTTTAACTATGAGTTGTTGTCCTTCACCATTCTTGAGCTGAACTTCAACTTCCGGTGTCCAATGATAATTTCCATCACTATGGTTGAATAGTTGTTGATCTCCTTCGATCCATTTCATGACTTTGAAGTGTTGGATAAATCGTGTCGGAATATTTGTTTCAAATAGATTTGTCATGTACGCATTATAATCAGACCGACCTTGCCATCCTTCGAAATCTTTCATGTTGTAACCACCAAGTAGTGGATTGATTGCTGCCCCACCATAGCTTGGATAGTGTCCAACCCATGTGTCTCGCTGATGATTTCGAATGAAACGCATGATGGCACTATTAATTCCTTTACTACCTCGACCACCATAAGTTAAATCAGTTGCCCAGTGGGAGAAGGTACTGTCATATTCACCAGCATATCCCCATTCAAAGGCTGTTCTCCAATTTAAATCGGATAGTTCTCGTGATAATACGTGTGTCATCCAAGGACCATTATCTCCTGACTGACCATTTCCCCATACATCTACATAGATAAAGTCAAGACCTTTTCCTTCAACTTGTTTATCAATTAATTCAAACAATTCCTGGAATCGCTTAAATCGTTCGACTTGTTTTTCAGTATTACCAGGTGCTAGATCATATTCTGCATCTATATTAATTCCTTGATCAATCCAGTTCCAACCATAATTATAATTCCCATTACTATCTTTACGTAATCGTTCAGGTATGAAATATTTTGATTCAGGATATGTTTCGGAAGCATTCACATGAATACCAATTCTTGCTCCCCATTCACCAGCTTTTTCTAGAAGGTAACGCATATCTTCTGCGCCACCAATTCGCTTACCAATATCAGCATAATCTAAATGGCCAGAGTCATGTCCTTCACTCCCATATCCTTTAAGTAGCAATGCTTGTCCCAAATTATCCGTATGCAAAGCAACTTTTTTCAGGTTATCAAGCGACATTAAGAATGGGTTCTGTGCTTGTGATCCAAAGTTCATAACGATTCGATAGGCAAGCAAGTTCTTAACATCTTCATGCCCTTTTGGATTATTCATAATATCACGGTAAGCAATAGCGCCATCTTGCCAGTCAACTACTCCATCATTATTCTTATCATTAGCAAACACAACCTTGGCTTCGGGAAGTTCTAAAGTTCGTTCACTATAAACAATGTAACCATCTTCATCTCTATACGCACGTTGATATGTGAATGGAGATGAACCCATTCCGATATAATTATGATCTCCATAGCGATCTTTAGATATAGCTAAACGATTGTATTGTTGAAGTGTTCCATATTGAGAGTTACTCCATAATCCTGCTACAGTTTGTTTATTATGAACGAAACCGTATCCCATTGCTTCAGGAACGTCTACTAGTTGATCGTTAATATCTACATGTGTATCTCCAGATTTAGCGACATGATTTGAAATTCGCGCACCACTAAACTTAGCTCCTTCATGTTCACTAGACATTGAGATTAAATGATTTCCTGGAAATTCAATAGTTGTAATTAATTTTCTTGCATCATCAATTTTTTGTCCCGGCATAACATTATTATGGTTGGTTATATCGGTTATTTTGAAGTGAAGTTGGTTACCAGTAACTGTTAATGTTACTTTCATATCTGCATTAATAAAGTTGTCTTCATCACGTAATTTTAATGTATACGTAGCTGAGTTATCTGTTTTTTCGAACGACACATCTTCCTTGCTAATTTCAATATCATGTCCGTTAATTTTTACTGTATTGATAAAGTTCTCTTGTCCCGGAAGTGTATCTCCGTTATAAGTATAAGATTTAACTCGTGGGAAAAGTGTATCAATCTGAACATCTAATTCTTCTGAGCTAATCGTATCATAAATAGCTTGACTATCTTCAATAGACTCGCCTGGTGCCGTTTCATTTTCATCTGTAGAAACATTTTCTTGGTTTAATGTTGGAATTTGTACACGTGTGACTTCATTATTGAAACTGCCTAGTTTCAATGCGATTTGACTATTTTTTCTAAGTGATTCCATTAGTTGCTGATCCAAGTTTACAGTATCAAATATATTTTGACCATCAACAGTAGCATTCAGTTGGCCATCTGACTTCAAGCTGACACTTAACTGATGTCTGGATCCTTTCTTAGGTGCAGCCACTCGCTTCCCTTTATACCATGCATCTTGTACTGAAGAATCTGATTTATATTCATAGAACCAACCTAATTTATCGTAACCAACGAATAAGTGTTGATCTGGACCACCATGATGTAAATAAACACCAAAACGTCCATGACCTTCCTCAGACTGTTCTACAAATTCAAGATCAAAAGTGGTGCTGCCTTCACTAATAGTCATATCTGAGTCAGCTTTTTTAAATAAGGCAGGATTATTCCCATTGTTATGCTCTTGTGTTGAGGATAATTCATTAAATCTAACTCCTCCAGAAGTTGTCACTTCAATATTCCCTTTTGGAGTTGAGGTTGATTCCCACTCAAGGTATTCTTCTTCTGGCAAAAGCGTAGTTGTTTTGTCCGTATTATCTTCCGTCTGGTTTGTACCAGCATCATTATTTACTAAAGCAGCTGCTATTGCTGATTCAAATATTCGCTCGATCGTTGCGGCATCTTGTTCTTTATTAATCTCAGCTAGGGATTGTACTAATATTTCTTCTGATACATTTATATCAAATTCTTGTTTTATATGCGCCTGAATTTCTTTCACTAAATCCTGAATATTGATGCCCTCCTCATGAATAGTTGGTTGTACAACTTCTGATGAGGAGTTATTAATTGGTGTTGTATTGCTAGGAAGTTCTGGTTGAATTTCTTGGGTAGAATCTTCAATTACAGTATCTGCTACATTATGTTTTGTTTCTTCAGTTATATCTTCTTCGTTTACTCCCTTTTTCTCGATTCTATCTTCTTCAATTTTTTCTTCTTCAGAATTTATTTCCTCAGTTAATTCCTCTAGTACTTTTTCTTCTTCAGAATTTTCTGACCTGATTATTTCTTCATCTTCTATCAAATTCTCATGTGAATCTACATCCTCTTCTGAATTATCTAGATTTATTTCCGAAATAACCTCCTGCTCATCTAACTGTTCTTGATCCTCTTCTTGGATAATATTTTCTACAGAATTAGTTTCTGCATGTGCAATGTTTGAACCAGAAGCAATTAGCCAAGCTCCCACTGCAACAGATGTAACACCGATACTCAATTTTTTCAACGAATAGCGGGTAATTTTTTCTTTGCCTTTACTTTCTCTAACGTTGTAATTATTTTTTCCAACCATCTATGATTCCCCTTTTCTTTTATTGAAGGCGTTAACCGAAAGTGTTTACATCATAGATTTTACCATATGGTTATAACATGTTCAATATATATTCAAATATTTTTTTATTTAATTATTTGTGTAAATAAATTAAGTGGAAATATATTTTTTGTCCGTTTAATATATGTATAACAAAAAGTGTCCCACCCGTTATACGGTGGAACACTTTTTCTAAAATCTAACTACATTATTTTACTGTATCTTTTGGGTTATGTTCTTGGATAAAGGTTGAATGTCCAAGTGCTTCGAATTGTTTGGTAATAGAGAACCCATGCCCCATGACTTCAGAAGCACTTGTAACAACAACAAAAGCTTCGGGGTCATAACTTGTAATTAATTCTTTCATGTATGGAAATTCGCGCTCGGGAATAACACACATCAGCATTTCTTTATTACTGTCATCCACACTACTTCGAATCTGAATATTAGTGACGCCACGTTCTAAGGAGTTCATAAGATCCGAACGTACTTTCTCGGTTTCTTTTGTAATAATAAGAACATTCTTGTGTGTATTGAAGCCAACTTGAACGAGATCAATCGCAAAGGCAGTAACATAGAGGTTAATCACACCGTACATAATAACGTCAACTTCAAATGTTAGAAAGGTCAAGAGCATAATTCCGCCATCAACAATCATTGAACTCGTTCCTAGCGATAAGCCTGTATATTTGTGTATTATTTGGGCCGGAACACTGGATCCTCCCGTTGATGCTTTCGCTCGGAAAATAATCCCTAAACCAATTCCACCAACCGCTCCGCCAATAATAGTCGCTAAAAATCGATCATGTGTCACGGGCGGCCAATGACTGATCATTCCAATGAAAAACGGTAAAATCATACTCCCTAAAACCGTCTTATTCCCTGCTTCCTTGCCTAAGAAGAGATACGCTACAGCTAGTAAGGGAATATTTAGAGCATATTGTACAATATATGGATCCCACCCAAAGAGATCCAGTGTAATAATGGACACCCCGCTCGTTCCCCCGGATACAATATTATTAGGTAGCAAGAACACTTGGAAGGCCGTTGCGGTAATAAAGGCCCCCACTATAATATATAAGTAATCAATAATATCAAATTTGTATCGTTTTGCTAAGTTCAGCATATCATCATCCTTTCAATTCAATAGTACTTATTCTTCAAACTTTTGTCTATCTCACGTATAATAGAGGTATCTTAGAGAGGAAGACAATGTTCTATGTTAAATTCTAAATTATTTTTCATTATTAATCCCTATGCAACACGCGCTCATCATGCTGAAGCAAAAATTCGCCATACACTGACCCGCTATTCGGCTATTGATTTCGCGTTAGGGCATCTGCGGGATAATTGTTCGGTGAGTACCCTTATAACAAAGTGGCTTCCTGAATTACGTCAGGGCGGTATCGTCGTAGCTGTCGGTGGCGACGGAACAATCAGCACAATTGTTAATCAATTAAAAAAATATAAATTAGATAATCCAGTAGGGGTCTTGCCCGCTGGATCGGGTAATGATTTTGCACGAAGTCATCAATTGCCGCTAGGTGTTCAACCGGGTCTCAGTTATCTCATTCATCATAGCCAGCCAACTGCTTTAGATTGTCTTCGCATAAAGTCTGCTTCAGCTGTTCATTATGCTGTCAATAGCTGTGGCGTTGGCATCGATGGACGAGTTATTCACGAATTATCAGCACCCGATCCTACTAAATCATTCGGTCAACTTGCTTACCTTAAAAGTGGTATTGAAAGTCTCTTTCATCAACAAGCTTTCGATGTAGCAGTTACTGTAGATGGGCAAACATTCCCTATCGAACAGACCTTACTGCTTGTTATCGCCAATCATGGAGCATTCGGCGGAGGCATCCCTATCTTACCCCAAGCTGATCCAACTGATGGTTTGATTGATATTTTATATACGTCTCGTCTACATGCCTTGGACCTTTTACAAGTTGTCCCACAACTCTTACTCGGAAAACATCTGAGCCATCCCAAGGTCCACAGCTTACGTGGTCACACAATCCAGTTGACCATCAAGCAACCTGAATTTATGCAAGCTGACGGAGAACCGATGGGCGAAGCGGAATGGCAAGTAACTTGCCAATTAACAAAACAGATGTATTTATTGTAGCATATTTTTAGTTGTCGTTATACAGTTATTGATAATAGCTAAACATTACTCGGCGTCAACCCTTCCATACCAATCATTGGATCTATACGACCAGATTGAATAAGTTGTGGGGTGAGACGCCATTGTTCGGTTGTGTCTTCAGGAGGATGCTCTGTAAGAGACTGGTCCTCTGATTGCTTGGTGGTAGATTGAATAGTCGCTACCTGTTCTGTATCCGTTAACAAGAACGGTTTTAGCGTAGTTTGACGCTGCAAATTATCAGTTGCAACACATTGTTCATATGCCTTGCGTTGCCCACACAGAATTAAAAACTGACTCGCTCGAGTAACTGCTGTATAGAGCAAGTCCTTGCGTAACATCCGATGAAAAGCTCCTACCAGAGGCAAGATGACCATCTTATATTCACTACCTTGTGCCTTATGAATCGAACAGCAGTAAGCCAATGTAATTTTAGTCCATTCACTTCTTGGATAGCTCACTTCATTCCCGTCAAAGTCAATCACTAGTTCATCTGTATTTAATTCCGATTCCTGCTTAGGAATAATCCCTACAATATAGCCAATATCTCCATTAAAAATACCCAACTCTGCTTCATTCACTAAATGCAGTACTTTATCTCCGACCCGGTAGACTTTATCGATAAAGGAGACCTCTTTTTGCTCTGGTATTTTTGGATTAAAGATCGCTTGCAAGGACTGATTCAACTTATCAATCCCCGCATCTCCTCGATACATAGGTGCCAGCACTTGTATATCTTCAACGCTATAACCTTTTGCAAGGGCGCGTTTAACCACTTTTTCGACCAATTGACGTGCATTATGAGGTCCACATGCTAAAAAACTTCGATCATTTTTGGGATCAGTGAAGTCAACAGGCAATCTTCCTTGCTTAATGCTGTGAGCTAGTGGAATAATGGAAGATTCGTCGCCTTGACGATAAATATCGATTAGCTCTACTTGTGGAACTTGGCCACTATCAATTAAATCACGCAAGACTTGTCCCGGACCGACAGATGGCAATTGATCCTTATCCCCTACTAAAATCACTTGCATGCCAGCTGGAATAGACTTAAATAACTGATTAGCTAACCATGTATCCACCATCGACATTTCATCAATAATAAGCAATTGCCCCTTCAGTTCAGCTGCTTCATAAGAGGACTCTCTCTCTTCACGATCAACCCCTAACCCTAACAACCGATGAATAGTAGAGGCCGGCAGTCCCGTAGCTTCAGCCATCTGTTTCGCCGCTCGACCAGTAGGAGCTGCCATCAGAATAGGAAAATGATCATCTGTGTAATCATTAGGATCTAGAGAAAGATCATGCAACTGAGAAAAAATCGTCACAATTCCGTCTAGAACAGTTGTTTTCCCTGTTCCTGGACCTCCTGTTAGAATAAAGACTGACTCATTCAATGCTGTATGAATCGCTTGTCGTTGGGACTCACCATATTGAATACCTAGCGAGGCTTGAACCTTCTCGATATGTTGACTAATGACCTGCTCACTGAAATTATTCTGGACAGGTTGACGCGACAATAAGTGTTCAATAGACTGAACAATTCCCCATTCTGCTGCAAATAAAGAAGGAACGTAGAAGCGCGCTTCATCAGCAATAATCGCTTGTGATTCCACGAGAGCTGCTAAGTTCTCTTCAACTAAATGTGGCTCAATAATATACGGACGACTGCTCTCCAGTGTATCTAATGTCTCTGTCAATAACTGCTCAGCCTCTAAATACGTATGACCACCACTTAAGCATTGATTATATAAGACAAAATAAATCGCCGCTTGAATCCGACTGGGCGCTTCTTCTGAAATCTCTAATTCACTGGCAATATGATCTGCCTTATTGAACCCAATTCCCTCAATATCAACTGCTAACTGATATGGATTTGTCTGAAGCTGCTCCAAGGTCTCATCACGATACATCGCATAAATCTTATAGGCCAATTGATTAGCAATTCCATACTCATTCAACTTCAAGATGACTTGTTGCAAGCCCCGTTCAGCAGTAATCACTTCAGCAATCGTATCACGCTTAGCCTGATTGAGCCGAGGAACTTGTTTTAACAACTCTTTGTCAGCTAAAATACGATCTAAACAATCTAATCCTAACGTGTCTACAATCCGTTCAGCTGTCACTTGGCCGATTCCTTTAAACCGTGAGCTTGATAAATACTGGATAATAGCTTCTTTCGAAGAAGGTTGTTGTACCTTATAACGATCAACTTTCAACTGAATCCCGTATTTAGGATGATCGACAAGCGTGCCATAAAATTCATATGATTGTCCCTCTTGAATTCGGCCGACATTCCCGACAACAACGATCTCATCATCATCGTAATCAAGATTCGTCTCCTCAATCCCTACTAACATCACTTTATAAAAATTCGAGGGATTCGAAAAAAAGATCGCTTTTACGTCTCCTTTAACATATAACTCCACGCTCCTCCTCCTTTCATCTCATCTTTATTGTAACAGACTTTACGCCTGATTCGCTACCTTTGACACCATTTTTCTTTTTTTACTCATATGACTAATTATTCAACTCTTTACGGCCAAAATAAAAAAGCCCTGCCTTTGCAAGGCTCCCCTTACTTTTATCGCTAATCTTCGCCGTCTTGATAATATCTAGTAAAGTAAATTAGACTTTGAAGTTCATTTGTTAAGTCTACGCTATGCACACGAACATTCTCAGGAACAGTTAAGCGGCGTGGGGTGAAGTTCAAGATCCCTTGAATGCCCGCATCCACTAACTTATTAGTAATATCT
Coding sequences:
- a CDS encoding ATP-dependent RecD-like DNA helicase, whose amino-acid sequence is MELYVKGDVKAIFFSNPSNFYKVMLVGIEETNLDYDDDEIVVVGNVGRIQEGQSYEFYGTLVDHPKYGIQLKVDRYKVQQPSSKEAIIQYLSSSRFKGIGQVTAERIVDTLGLDCLDRILADKELLKQVPRLNQAKRDTIAEVITAERGLQQVILKLNEYGIANQLAYKIYAMYRDETLEQLQTNPYQLAVDIEGIGFNKADHIASELEISEEAPSRIQAAIYFVLYNQCLSGGHTYLEAEQLLTETLDTLESSRPYIIEPHLVEENLAALVESQAIIADEARFYVPSLFAAEWGIVQSIEHLLSRQPVQNNFSEQVISQHIEKVQASLGIQYGESQRQAIHTALNESVFILTGGPGTGKTTVLDGIVTIFSQLHDLSLDPNDYTDDHFPILMAAPTGRAAKQMAEATGLPASTIHRLLGLGVDREERESSYEAAELKGQLLIIDEMSMVDTWLANQLFKSIPAGMQVILVGDKDQLPSVGPGQVLRDLIDSGQVPQVELIDIYRQGDESSIIPLAHSIKQGRLPVDFTDPKNDRSFLACGPHNARQLVEKVVKRALAKGYSVEDIQVLAPMYRGDAGIDKLNQSLQAIFNPKIPEQKEVSFIDKVYRVGDKVLHLVNEAELGIFNGDIGYIVGIIPKQESELNTDELVIDFDGNEVSYPRSEWTKITLAYCCSIHKAQGSEYKMVILPLVGAFHRMLRKDLLYTAVTRASQFLILCGQRKAYEQCVATDNLQRQTTLKPFLLTDTEQVATIQSTTKQSEDQSLTEHPPEDTTEQWRLTPQLIQSGRIDPMIGMEGLTPSNV